A region of the Paenibacillus sp. J23TS9 genome:
TTTATTTCTTCCGGCTGAATTGCCTCATGCATATCATCCTGCGGGCGACGAGGATTGGGTTGTTGGGTATATTTCATTTTCCGGTACCCGGATATCTCCCTTGATGGAGCATTTCGGTATAAAACCATGCCTGCCTTATGATTGTCCTGATATTGACCTGGTTTGGTGCACGCTGGATAAGCTGTGGGAGATTGCGGATGCCAATGAAGAAGGAGCAGAATGGGATGGGGCCAAAATTTTGTATGGGCTGTTTCTGGATATGGAGAGGATGAAGAGTACGAATCCGCTAGAAAACGAAGTGCCTGTGCCAGTAGATTCCGATCCTGCTGGTGTCGTCGTCCGGCAAACTGCGAAGTATTTAAATGAGCATTACAATGAAAATATCTCATTATCCAATGTTGCCCAGTCTCTCGGCTATACTCATCAATACCTGAATCGGCTGTTCCGGCAGACGTATGGTCTGAGTATGCTGCAGTATGTCCAGAAAATACGGCTCGGGAAAGCGATTGACTTGATGAAGTCTGAGGCAGGCATGCCAGTGAAGGACATCGCCAAGTATGTCGGCATGGAAACCAATTATTTTATCCGCATGTTCAGAAAGGCCACAGGCAAGACACCTGATCATTATCGGAAAGAAGTGCTGCAATCACGATAACAAAGCAAAGGGGAATCTTTCAGATGAGTACAAACCGCGGTAAGCGTCCCAATATTCTTTTTATTATGAGTGACGATCATGCAGCTCATGCTATGAGCTGTTATGACAGCAAAATTAATGAAACACCCCATATTGACCGGATTGCTGATGAGGGAATGCGAATGGACAACTGTTTCTGTACGAACGCGATTTGCACACCGAGCCGTGCAAGTATTTTGACAGGTACATATAACCATATCAACGGAGTCAGAACTCTGTCAGACCGTCTGGATGGACGCCAGCTCACCATGCCGAAGCTGCTTCAGGAGAACGGCTATCAAACGGCCATCGTTGGCAAATGGCATTTGGGACATGGGGGAGAGAGTGATCCGACAGGCTTCGATTATTGGAGCGTTCTCCCGGGACAGGGAGATTATCATGATCCGAGTTTTATAGAAATGGGACGCAGTATAACAGAGAAAGGCTATGCGACGGATATCATTACAGACAAGTCGATTGATTGGCTGGAGAAAAGGGATAAGGAACAGCCCTTTTTCCTGATGTGCCACCACAAAGCACCCCATCGGCCATGGATTCCGGATGAAAAGCACGCGCATATGTACGAGGATATCGACATTCCGGAGCCGGAAACGTTCAACGATGATTATTCGAATCGGGCAAGCGCGGCGGAGGCCGCGATTATGCGGATTGACCGTGATTTAACAAAGCGGGATTTGAAAATCGACCCTCCGGAACATCTTGAGGGTGCAGCGCTCAAGAGCTGGAAATACCAGCGGTACATTAAAGATTACTTGCGCTGTGTTGCCTCGGTTGATGACAATGTAGGAAGGCTGCTGGACTATCTGGAAGCGGAGGGCTTACGTGAGGATACGATTGTCATTTATACTTCGGATCAAGGTTTTTTCCTGGGAGATCATGGCTGGTATGACAAGCGGTTTATGTATGAGGAATCCTTGCGTATGCCTTTTGTAATCCGATATCCGCGAGAAATTGAAGCAGGAAGCGTAGATAAGCATATCGTTCTGAATGTGGATTTCGCTTCCTTATTTCTGGATTATGCGGGGATCGAAATTCCAGAATCCATGCAGGGCTATAGCTTCCGCACTATTCTCCAAGGTGAAGATCCGCAGGAATGGCGCAAATCAATGTACTACCGCTACTGGGAGCATTTGTCCGAGCACGGCGTATACGCGCATTACGGCATTAGAACGGATCAATACAAGCTGATTTATTATTACGCGGATGCACTGGGTACAAATGGTTCCGTCGATGAACCGAAGGTACCGGAGTGGGAGCTTTTCGATCTCAAAAAAGATCCGCAGGAAATGATTAACGTGTACAACGACCCGGATTACGAGCATATCGTCGAAGTCATGGAAAAGGAGCTGCATCGTCTTCAGGAAGAAGTGCAGGATGAGCGGTTTATATACGGAGGAAAATAGAATGAAGATAAAACCGTTTGCCAATGGTAAACGGTTTTAATTTAAAAATTAATCCCGATTTTGTCAGAAACCTTCGGTTTCTGAAGTCTATCTAGTAAGTCAACGTTATGAGAGGGGTATCAAGTTGAATCACTTGCAGGAAAAGGCTATGGAATGGGAAGAGATGGAAGATGCAGCATTGGTTAAAGAGGCACAAACCGGAAGTCAGGAGGCGTTTGGTGAACTTGTCCGCAGACATCGGTCCAAGGTATTTGGCTATGCGAGAAGTATGGTACAGGAAGCCCATGCTGCAGAAGATATCGTTCAGGATGCGCTGATCAGAGCTTTTTTACATTTGGGTAAGCTTGTCGATGTCGAGCGATTCCTGCCCTGGATGCATCGGATTGTAC
Encoded here:
- a CDS encoding AraC family transcriptional regulator, with protein sequence MRIIRLFRPPVNPMPLYAHTTGYNKQKSMKRPEGFSTHQLLFSRSGKGRISITGHDEFELGPMQYLFLPAELPHAYHPAGDEDWVVGYISFSGTRISPLMEHFGIKPCLPYDCPDIDLVWCTLDKLWEIADANEEGAEWDGAKILYGLFLDMERMKSTNPLENEVPVPVDSDPAGVVVRQTAKYLNEHYNENISLSNVAQSLGYTHQYLNRLFRQTYGLSMLQYVQKIRLGKAIDLMKSEAGMPVKDIAKYVGMETNYFIRMFRKATGKTPDHYRKEVLQSR
- a CDS encoding sulfatase, giving the protein MSTNRGKRPNILFIMSDDHAAHAMSCYDSKINETPHIDRIADEGMRMDNCFCTNAICTPSRASILTGTYNHINGVRTLSDRLDGRQLTMPKLLQENGYQTAIVGKWHLGHGGESDPTGFDYWSVLPGQGDYHDPSFIEMGRSITEKGYATDIITDKSIDWLEKRDKEQPFFLMCHHKAPHRPWIPDEKHAHMYEDIDIPEPETFNDDYSNRASAAEAAIMRIDRDLTKRDLKIDPPEHLEGAALKSWKYQRYIKDYLRCVASVDDNVGRLLDYLEAEGLREDTIVIYTSDQGFFLGDHGWYDKRFMYEESLRMPFVIRYPREIEAGSVDKHIVLNVDFASLFLDYAGIEIPESMQGYSFRTILQGEDPQEWRKSMYYRYWEHLSEHGVYAHYGIRTDQYKLIYYYADALGTNGSVDEPKVPEWELFDLKKDPQEMINVYNDPDYEHIVEVMEKELHRLQEEVQDERFIYGGK